GCCATCAAAACAGCAAGCAGCATCACAACCATTGGTAATCTATTCATGTTCATCATTCCAATCTAGTCATCTGTTCAGCGCAATTCCCTTACTCTGCATCCAGCCTTGAAACACGGAATAAAATTCTCCCGTTGAGTGTGCGGTCGGCTTTTCGCGGCGGGCGGTAATGGAATTCACCTCCTGCCCGACCCGCGCGACGCTGCCCAAGCCCAGAAATTGAGAGCGCCGTTTGAAATCCGAGTCCGCAAGCAATATCCCCTGATCTCCTCGTGACAAAAAGATCTTGAGCTGTCCGTCGTCCTGCGAATACTGTATAAAAATATCCCAGCCCGCATACGACGTCACGCCTTTCAAATCCCCGTCACCGCTCTCCATATAGGCCATCAGCACCGGCGAAAAATTCGCCGGATTCGCCTTCAGCCAGCCGATGAGTCCGCCGATTTCGCTCTCACCCACAAGGTCGTTGCCGATGGCGATGGATTCCGCGTTGCCCGGCCCGGCCTGCTTTCCGACGGAAGACTGAAAATCCTGCTCTCCGCGCGCAATGCCCGGCGTCTTGGAAGTCGCAAGCTCTTCACCGCGGCTAAGCCCGACCGTCGGTTGCTGCGCGTTCGGCAAACTCAAGTCCGGCCCCGTGTAACCCGGTGTTATGGCCGGCTCAAGATTCGGCGCGCCTGCTCCCTTGTAAACTCGTCCCGCCTGCGAAGTCGGAGCAGGAATCGCCGCCGGAGGCCGCGATTCGCCTGCGTCCGCCCGCTGTGTCAAAATATCCGGCAGCGGAGACGCGTTCGGCAGCAGCTTTGTCTGTGGCCGCTCTTCCGGCGGCGTGTCGAACAGCTCATGCACCAAGCCGAACTCTGGCTTCTCCAATGATGGCTCCTCAACCACAAGCTGAGACGGTTTCGACGTCACCTGCGTCGGCGCAATCACCGGAGAGGGCGTCGCTCTCGGCGCAATCCGCGCCTGTTCAACGGGCACCGGCAGCGGCCTCGGCTTGGGCGGCTCGCGCATGATCAAAATCTCTTCGAGATTGATATACATCAGCCAGTCGTATTTCTCGCTCAGCCGTTCAAGCGGAAAAAACGGCATGTTGAGCAAAATCACGCTCGTCAGCACGAACGCCATGCCGCGAATACCCATGAGAATCTGGCGCTCGCTCACGGCTTCAAGTCCTCCGCCAAGTCCGCAGGCTCCAGCGCAATGGAAAGCGGCAAGCCGTGCTTTCCGCATGCCTGCATCACCTGCACAGGTCTATCCCACACCGCGCCGCTGTCCGCTCTTAAAATAACCTTTCCGTCCGGCTGTACGGCCTTATAGCGCTCGATAAATGCGTCAGCCAACTGGAACAGAGTGGAGTCCGCATCGAGCGAGTCCGCCAGCATCTCACCTGACACCTCGACCTTGCCCGACTTCCGCACATGGATAATCAACTCCTTGTCCACCTGCAAATAGGGAGTCCCCTCGTCGAAATTGTTCGGCAGCTTGAGCGGCACCACGTCTTCCGGCGCAATCACCGTCGAGACAATCAGAAACAAGATGATGATGAAGGCAATATCAATCAGCGACGTCGTCGCTTCGGCAAACGGATCACTTTTGCGCATGTCACTTCGCCCCCGCCAGTTCTTCGCGCATGGTCGCCAGAATGCTGTTCAGCATATGCCGTCCGATGACTCCAATCAGCGCGACAATTAGTCCGCACACCGTCGTCACCATGGCCACATACATACCGCTCGCGATGGACTGCATCGTCACATGCTCCACCATCGTCTGTTCGCTGAACACCTGCACGAGTCCCACCACCGTGCCCAGCAATCCGGACATCGGCGCCGCCGCAATCATCAAGTCCAGAAAGATATACTTGTTCTGCAAACTCTCGATTTCAAAGTTGATGGCCGCCTGCAGCGTCACTTCATCCGCCATCGCGTGCACCTTTTTGCCAAGCTCCGCCTGGAACCCGGCACGCTTGAACTTCATGTAATAGAAAATCGTAATCCCGACGCCGATAAACAGCAGCAGGCCCTGCAGGAAATAAATCATGCTGTCAAATGCCCGATAGAGCACAACGATTGCCCCTATCTTCTCACTCATCGTCACTTCCCGCTCCGCTCCCGTTTGCGCGCTGGCCAAAACCGTGTAAAGCAGGGTCATGGCGAGAGCTGCAAACAATACATAAGCAAATACGGTCTTGTTCATACGTTGCCGTGTTTTCATCCGTGTCATCCTGATGGTTAATGTGGGTCAGGCTTTAGGGTAAACCTTTGATATAACAAGTAATATAGCATCGTTTCAAGGAAGTGTCAACACTCTTCACGACTCAAGCGAAAGCTCTTTGCACCCGCCATGCCCGGGCAAAATGCCGTTTCACTCTCGCAACCTCTTGTTCTATAGAACTCTCCAAACTGAGTAGCATCGAACTCCTTGACATTCCCCATCGGAATCCTTAACTTATTAACTTCAAAAGACAAAGCTTCAAAATCCACCGAATCGAAACCATGATTTCCCGCAGATTGATTTCTGGCCTGCTGCTGTCGCTGATCGCAGCCCTTTGGATTGCCGGATGCCAGAGCCCCGAGGCGCAAGCCCAAAAGCTGTTTGCAGAGCGCAAGTATCAGGAGGTGATTAATAAATACCCTGACTCGCAGGTCGCGCGCCGCGCACGAGCCATGATGGCCGAAGATCTCCTTGAAGCCGGCAAGTATCAGGAAGTCATTGAAAAGTACCCCGATACCCGCGCTGCCCTGCTTGCGCATGAAGAGAAGGCCCGCTCCCTCTTTAACGAGAAGAAGTTCGATGAACTGATTGCCCAGTTCCCCAACTCGCCGCTCGCCAACGACGCCAAGAACATTCTCGCCGAAAACCTCTACAATCAGGGACGGTTTGACGAATTGGTCGCTCAATACCCCAAAACTCCCAAGGGCAAAGAGGTTCTCGAAGCACGTGCCAAGGCTGAATTTGATGCCGCCAAGAAGATGAAAGGCGACAAGCAGATTCAGGCCCTCGAAGCCATCATGAGGCAGTATGTGGAAACTGCCGCCTATAAGGAAGCCGCTAATCTGCTCCGCGAAGTCCGCAAGAAATAATCACACTATGCATCGCGCCTCATATTTGATTTCGCTCCTGTCGCTGCTCTTACTGCTGGGCTGTGCGACACCCGCTGAACGCGCCGAGAAACTCTTCAAGGATGGCCAGTACGAAGAGGTCATTTCCCGCTACCCGCAGGAACCCGCCGCGGTGAAAGCCAAGGAAGCTCTCGCTACGAAATACCTGAAGGAAGGCGCCTATGAGAAGGTCATGACCGAGTTCGCGGATACTCCGATGGCCTTTGAAGCCCGCGTTCGCTTTGCCGAAAAACTCCTAAGCGAAGGCAAGTTCGAAGAGGTCATTGACAAATATGACGACACTCCCGCCGCTATCAAGGCACGCGAGTTGGCCGCGCAGGCCTTGTACGATGCCGGTCGCGTGTCGGAAGCCGCGCGCGACTATCCGCAAACTCCCGCAGGTTCCATGGCTCGCGAAGAACTCGCCCGTGCCGAGTTCGACCGCATCATGACGTTCAAAAGCCCGCAGGAGCGCCGCAAGGCTCTCGAAGATTTTGTCACCAATTCGCTCTATGCCGGAACAGGACCGCACACTTCCGCACAATACGAATTGGCCAAAATGGACGGCTTGAAACTGCCCGGAAACTTCTAAGCGCAAGACAAAAACTGAAAAAGGCGGCCTGATTAGGTCGCCTTTTGTTTATTCACAATGCCCTACGCCCGCATCAACCTTGCCGCTCTCAAGCACAACTTCAAGGCGCTCGCTGCTCGCGTTGCACCCAAGGGCGTGCTCGCTGTGGTCAAGTGGGATGCTTACGGACACGGATTGACCGAGTGCGCGCAAGTGCTCGATGAAGCCGGTGCATGGGGCTTTGGAGTCAGTTCCTCTGCCGATGGCATCGAACTGCGTTCTCTTGGCATCACCAAACCCGTACTGGTGATGACCGATTGGGTCGGTAAGCCCGCCCGGCATTTCACCGATTTTGACTTGTCCTTCGCCGCGACGTCGTGGTACAAAGTCGAGTATCTCGAATCACTGTCGCAAAAGCGCGGCAAGGCTATTTCCACACACTTGAAATTCGACACCGGCTTGGGTCGCGTCGGGATTCACCATTCGCTCTATCGCAAGACTCTCAGCGCCGTCAAAAGCATGCGCCATCTCAAGCTCGACGCCATCTACTCGCATCTTGCCTACGGCGGCCCTCACGATCGCGAACGCGGCCTCGAACAGATTCGCGTCTTCAACAGTATTCTTAAACATGCAAAGACCGTCGGCCTCGCACCGTCGGTCACACATCTTGCCAATTCCGCCGCAGCTCTTGCACTCCCCGAAGTCCCCGGCGACTTGGTCAGAACCGGAATTGCTCTGTACGGTCAGCCTCCCTCCCCCGCTGTCGCCGATATGCTCCCGCTTAAGCCAGTAATGACCTTGTGCGGCACCATTCGCTCCGTCCGCAAAGTAAAACGCGGCCACGGTTTTCCCGCGCCGCATTTCTGGAAAGCCCCCTATGACGGCTGGGGCATTGAGACGGATGTGGGCTTCTCCACCGGCTACCCGCGCACGATGGTGAATTCCGCCGCCGTGCTCTACCGCGGTAAACGCATTCCGCTGGTCGGAATCATGAGCAAAGACAAATCATTTGCCTTCATGACGGGTGATAAACCAG
This genomic interval from bacterium contains the following:
- a CDS encoding MotA/TolQ/ExbB proton channel family protein; amino-acid sequence: MKTRQRMNKTVFAYVLFAALAMTLLYTVLASAQTGAEREVTMSEKIGAIVVLYRAFDSMIYFLQGLLLFIGVGITIFYYMKFKRAGFQAELGKKVHAMADEVTLQAAINFEIESLQNKYIFLDLMIAAAPMSGLLGTVVGLVQVFSEQTMVEHVTMQSIASGMYVAMVTTVCGLIVALIGVIGRHMLNSILATMREELAGAK
- a CDS encoding biopolymer transporter ExbD, which produces MRKSDPFAEATTSLIDIAFIIILFLIVSTVIAPEDVVPLKLPNNFDEGTPYLQVDKELIIHVRKSGKVEVSGEMLADSLDADSTLFQLADAFIERYKAVQPDGKVILRADSGAVWDRPVQVMQACGKHGLPLSIALEPADLAEDLKP
- the alr gene encoding alanine racemase, with product MPYARINLAALKHNFKALAARVAPKGVLAVVKWDAYGHGLTECAQVLDEAGAWGFGVSSSADGIELRSLGITKPVLVMTDWVGKPARHFTDFDLSFAATSWYKVEYLESLSQKRGKAISTHLKFDTGLGRVGIHHSLYRKTLSAVKSMRHLKLDAIYSHLAYGGPHDRERGLEQIRVFNSILKHAKTVGLAPSVTHLANSAAALALPEVPGDLVRTGIALYGQPPSPAVADMLPLKPVMTLCGTIRSVRKVKRGHGFPAPHFWKAPYDGWGIETDVGFSTGYPRTMVNSAAVLYRGKRIPLVGIMSKDKSFAFMTGDKPEAGEEIVFWGEQGEERIFLYELSPLIDALPYELTTWLNENVEREYVRIPA